The window CCCTCACCCCTTCCTCCGCCGGAAAACTCATCTCCGTCACCTCCCTCGCTTCTTCTCCCCACACTTCTCTGGTAAAAAAGTCTCCACCTTTACAAAATGCTTCCAATAAAAAAGTTGGGATTTTATTTTTTTCTTTTTTCTTTTCGATGTTGGAATTCCTTGTGGGTTTGTTTGAAGATAGAGTAGTGAAAAACCTTGGAATTTAGTACTTCAAATTTAGAAGGTAGATGAATGATGTTAGGTACTTGGTGACATGCTTTGTGGGAATATATATGTTGCTTAGTTTCATGTTTTCAATTCAGAAACCATAGTTAAGGCCAAGCTGACATACACAGATAGTCTAGCAGTTAAGCACACAGCAATATCTACATGTGAGACTTGAAGTTTCTTTACTAATCAACACCCAAACAAAGGTTAAAGCTTGGCACTTAGGCACTCGTGTCAATTGGTGCTGCAACAAATGCAGCCGCCATTGTCTCCGCTGCCTAGAAGAAAGATTGGTTAGGAAGGAGAAAAGATAAAGAATTCGTTGCATGTATTGAAAGCTTATACTGTAAGTGAAAATGAAGGTCTGCATGTTGTAAATCAGCATTTCTGAGTTTTAGACCCAGTTTCCTTTTAACTAAAAAGTGTACATTTCGGTTTGGTATTTGAAGTTGGTGTCTTCATGAAAGCTGCAGTTGACATTAAATTAGGACTTTTCGAAGTTGAGGGTCTGCATCAGGGAATTCTGCATTTGTTACTAAGTTACTGTTTGTTTCATTTGATTCCAATAGTTTCCTTTATTCAAACTTGTTTAGGTTGACGAAAAACTGAATATAGACGTTCTTAAGTTTCCAACAAAACTTACTACAGCATATTCAGACTTTATTTGAGATACTTAGGCCATTGAGAAATCAGCTAGTCTTATCAGTTTTCCTCCACCATAAATCTGCATGACATTTTGATTAGTTGGCACTTCAAATGAGCGTATGAAATATAATGGTATAAAATTTTGATACTTCCTATTTGTGTGGTAGTGTTTATGGCCGTACTAGGCTCAATTAAGCAGTGGGTTTGGTTTAATTGATGAGAATTTAGTACCTAAATGTAAATTAAATGATTGTAACAGGGAAATGAGGAGCTTGGTTTGATAATTTAGATAAATTTGAATAATTTATTATCGTTGATTTTGTATGCGAAGTTCTGAAACTAGTTTTGATTGCAGATAGCTGCTGGCTATTCAGATGGTAGTATAAGAATTTGGGATTCTGAGAAAGGAACATGTGAGACGACACTCAATGGACATAAAAAGGCTGTCACTGCCTTACGGTATGACAAGCTTGGATCTAAGCTTGCTTCTGGAAGCAAAGATGATGACATTATATTATGGGATGTGGTCGGTGAGAGTGGTCTATATCGCCTCCGTGGGCACCGCGACCAGGTATGTTATCACAACTGTCCAAATTTGACTTATAACCCTTACAATTACTTTCGCTGGATTGAGCCATGCTCATAATCCTTATTTATGTTCATTTGCCAGGTTCAGGCTTCAATGTATTAATTTATTTATATTTGTTTGATTATGTAGGTCACAGACCTTGTCTTCTTAAATTCTGGCAAGAAACTCGTTAGTTCCTCAAAAGATAAATTTCTGAAAGTATGGGATCTTGATACTCAGCATTGCATGCAGACAATTAGTGGCCACCATAGTGAAATCTGGTCTATTGATGTTGATCCAGAAGAAAGATTTTTAGTCTCTGGGTCTGCAGATGCGGAGCTTAGATTTTACACAATTAAGCATGAGTCAGAAGATGGCCAATCCATCTCTAATGGGAATGGAATTGTAACTGTGGGGAGTGGAGATCCACCGATTCATACTAAGTGGGAAGTTTTGAAGATGTTTGGTGAGTTACCACGGAAAAGCAACGAGGGCAGAGTTGCAACTGTGAGATTCAACAAGTCCGGAAATTTGCTGGCTTGTCAGGTGGCCGGAAAGACAGTAGATATATTCCATGTACTGGATGAGGATGAATCAAAGCGGAAAGCAAAACGCAGGCTTCACCGGAAGAAAGAAAAAAAATCTGCAAAGGGCGCACCTGACGTATTGGAAAATGGAGACAAAAATCGGGTAGTTGGAGAAGAAGGAAATAGTCCTGCTGTTACAGTCCCTGATGTTTTTAAGCTTCTTCAAACTATTCGAGCGAGCAAAAAGATATGTTCGATCTCTTTCTGTCCAAACACTACAAAGAGTTTGATGGCTACACTAGCTTTGTCATTGAACAATAATTTGTTGGAATTTTATTCGATTGGAAGCGATGCAACGAACAAAACACTTTCTGTAGAGCTTCAAGGACACCGATCTGATGTCAGAAGTGTTGCACTTAGCTCAGACAACACACTCTTGATGTCAACTAGTCACAATGCAGTAAAGATTTGGAATCCAAGTACTGGCTCCTGCCTGCGAACTATTGATTCTGGATATGGCATGTGTGGTTTTATCATTCCTAACAGTGAGTGTGCACTTGTTGGAACTAAAAGTGGAACAATGGAAATTATTAACATTGGAAGTGGCACATGCATTGAATCAGTGGAAGCACATGGTGGATCTGTCATGTCAATTGCTGCCATTCCTAATGAAAATGGTTTTGTCACTGGAAGTGCAGATCATGATGTCAAGTTTTGGGAATACGAAGTTAAACAGAAGTCTGCTCAGGTATGTATTCTATTCAATGTTTTTCTTGATTGACTAACAGTACAGCATTCCAATACTTATTTCTGAAGCAGAATACTATTGTCTGATCATAGTGACATCTTCTAAAGAGCATTTGATGCAAACTCGAATACATTTAGCTTTCAGTACTAATGTTTGTCACTTCATTTCAACAATGGGGAGACTACAGCTTTGACCGTGGAGCATTTATGTTGATACATTTTACACACTTGTGCTTGTAGAAAAATGCCTTTATGTGGGATATAGTTGGAGGAGATAAAGAATGTCATCTGTGGCTTTAAGTTCAATAAATCTAAATGATATGTAGCTGTCATCTATCTAAAACAATATTCTTGATTTTGTGGGCCTCCACAGTGTGTGTGTTTATTTTTTTTGTGGTTCCCTTATAAACGTTTATATACTGATAAGGTTAGTTATTTTGCATCCACTCTATTTTAAACAGAATTCCAAGCAGCTAGTGGTGTCAAATGTAAGGACTATGAAGATGAACGATGATGCCCTTGTGGTTGCTGTCAGTCCTGATGCCAAATATATCTTGGTTGCACTATTGGATTGCACAGTGAAGGTTGGATAGTTGATTTCTTTTTAACAGGCCTTCTTTATGCTCCTTGTAGGTTGTGAGTTTAACTCCAAACAAACATATTATTGAGTTTATAACTTCAAGTATCAAAATTCTTTATCCAAGGTGAAATGGTTGTTTGTTTCACTTTTATTTAACATCGTGATTAATGATGTTAACTAAGAGCATTATATCTGATATTAGAATATTGAAGAGAAGGATATTAATATTACTTTGGATCAACCTTAATGATTGAAGAAAAAATAGTTGGTGTTTCCTGTAATATTACTCTGTCCTTCATATAATAATTCTTTCAATTTGTATAATCAGTTGGTAGATTTGCAAATTATTTTTATCGTTAACTTTTGATTTTTTGTATTGTTTCAGGTGTTCTTTATGGATTCACTTAAACTTTTCCTTTCCTTGTATGGTCATAAGTTGCCTGTATTATGTATGGATACATCATCGGATGGAGACCTAATAGTGACTGGGTCTGCTGACAAAAATTTGAAGATTTGGGGTTTAGATTTTGGTGATTGTCATAAATCCTTATTCGCTCATGAGGACAGGTGCAGCCTCCTAATTATTTGTTTAATTATCTATAAGTAGGTTATTAGTTTTGTTGAACGTAAATTGGTTTTGAAATTTTACTGACAATTTTGATGAATTGTTTCTATGATGCAGTGTAACAGCTGTTCGGTTTGTGCCAAATACACATTACATGTTTAGTGCTGGAAAGGACCGCATTGTAAAATATTGGGATGCTGATAAATTTCAGTTGCTTTTAACTCTTGAGGGACATCATGCTGAAGTTTGGTGCCTCGGAATCAGTAACCGTGGGGACTTCATTGTGACCGGATCTCATGACAGATCAATACGTCGCTGGGATCGCACTGAAGAGCCATTTTTTATTGAGGTAATTGCTACTTGTAGATGAAAAAAGTAACCCACTGTAATAATGTGTTTTTATTAGAAAGCTGATCCTCTAGTTTGTCGATGGCTTTTGGGGATACTGATGTTTTAGGTTGAACCATGAT of the Fragaria vesca subsp. vesca linkage group LG6, FraVesHawaii_1.0, whole genome shotgun sequence genome contains:
- the LOC101305390 gene encoding WD repeat-containing protein 3-like; its protein translation is MVKSYLRYEQAAVFGVISSGDSNITYDSSGKHLLAPALEKVGVWHVRQGVCTKTLTPSSAGKLISVTSLASSPHTSLIAAGYSDGSIRIWDSEKGTCETTLNGHKKAVTALRYDKLGSKLASGSKDDDIILWDVVGESGLYRLRGHRDQVTDLVFLNSGKKLVSSSKDKFLKVWDLDTQHCMQTISGHHSEIWSIDVDPEERFLVSGSADAELRFYTIKHESEDGQSISNGNGIVTVGSGDPPIHTKWEVLKMFGELPRKSNEGRVATVRFNKSGNLLACQVAGKTVDIFHVLDEDESKRKAKRRLHRKKEKKSAKGAPDVLENGDKNRVVGEEGNSPAVTVPDVFKLLQTIRASKKICSISFCPNTTKSLMATLALSLNNNLLEFYSIGSDATNKTLSVELQGHRSDVRSVALSSDNTLLMSTSHNAVKIWNPSTGSCLRTIDSGYGMCGFIIPNSECALVGTKSGTMEIINIGSGTCIESVEAHGGSVMSIAAIPNENGFVTGSADHDVKFWEYEVKQKSAQNSKQLVVSNVRTMKMNDDALVVAVSPDAKYILVALLDCTVKVFFMDSLKLFLSLYGHKLPVLCMDTSSDGDLIVTGSADKNLKIWGLDFGDCHKSLFAHEDSVTAVRFVPNTHYMFSAGKDRIVKYWDADKFQLLLTLEGHHAEVWCLGISNRGDFIVTGSHDRSIRRWDRTEEPFFIEEEEEKRQLEMIESELDNVVESRYPKEEIPEVGAVALVGKTSKETVTAADAIIDAIDISDAELKRLAEHEEEKSRGSVADFKPNSLMNGLSPSEYVLRACSNVQTNDLEQTLLALPFSDALKLMSYLKDWTLNHDKVELVCKIALVLHQTHYNQLVSTTAARPMLTALNQILYPEVKELKDLIGHNLAGLEHLKQLMASRSDALFQDAKSKLQEIRAQHSKRLHARTSTGGEHNLSKKRKTKNNKSNDGHAWV